A part of Ignavibacteriales bacterium genomic DNA contains:
- a CDS encoding DUF2318 domain-containing protein: MATLNFCPKCGNKITPNTKFCPNCGGQLTNTVTNGNKREKVLKANKKSNKNGLFFGVVSVLFVGALIYYLNAKPSKEAAIIEDQPKVTESVTFPAVRYDHAYSVALANNGKIVLPLDVVKERKFVKFDYIGANTTIPLLAYLTEDGKVVTAISLCEPCDSKDFHIQGSDLICNSCGTTWNLNNLDAISGSCGKYPPDPVRSKVVGNEIQIDENLVLGWTRRI; the protein is encoded by the coding sequence ATGGCGACATTAAATTTTTGTCCAAAATGCGGAAATAAAATAACACCCAATACAAAATTTTGTCCAAATTGTGGTGGTCAATTAACGAACACAGTAACCAACGGAAATAAAAGAGAAAAAGTATTGAAGGCAAATAAGAAGTCAAATAAAAATGGTTTATTCTTTGGAGTAGTATCTGTCCTCTTTGTTGGTGCACTAATTTATTACTTGAATGCTAAACCATCAAAAGAAGCTGCAATAATTGAAGATCAACCGAAAGTAACTGAGAGCGTTACTTTTCCGGCAGTTCGGTATGATCATGCTTATTCAGTTGCTTTGGCAAACAATGGTAAGATTGTACTTCCTCTTGATGTTGTGAAAGAAAGAAAATTTGTGAAGTTCGATTACATCGGGGCTAACACAACCATACCTTTGCTTGCCTATCTGACAGAAGACGGCAAAGTGGTTACTGCTATTAGTCTGTGCGAACCCTGTGATTCCAAAGACTTTCATATCCAGGGAAGTGATTTAATTTGTAACTCCTGCGGTACTACCTGGAATTTAAATAACCTTGATGCTATCAGCGGATCGTGCGGTAAATATCCTCCGGATCCAGTCCGCAGTAAGGTTGTAGGAAATGAAATTCAAATTGATGAAAATTTAGTGCTCGGTTGGACTAGAAGAATATAG
- a CDS encoding P-II family nitrogen regulator — MKEIKAYIRPSVADRVISALEIAGTKGMTVIDVSTIGGWADPVNSKLSIKYCERYSSSMKIELVCSDDDIEKFVKIILDNAHTGSKGDGKIFVSDIFEAISIRTKKRGAEAL; from the coding sequence ATGAAAGAAATAAAAGCATATATAAGACCATCTGTAGCCGATAGAGTTATTTCAGCATTGGAAATAGCCGGAACAAAAGGGATGACTGTAATAGATGTATCCACTATTGGCGGCTGGGCTGATCCGGTAAATTCAAAGTTGTCAATTAAATATTGCGAAAGATACAGCAGCAGTATGAAAATTGAACTTGTTTGTTCGGATGATGATATTGAAAAATTTGTAAAAATTATACTCGATAACGCTCATACCGGAAGTAAAGGCGATGGAAAAATTTTCGTGTCGGATATATTTGAAGCAATAAGTATAAGAACAAAAAAACGTGGTGCGGAAGCTCTATAA
- a CDS encoding zinc-ribbon domain-containing protein produces the protein MICNFCGTNNSQENKFCSNCGEESVAANNSGLNVCSHCGAENDKDNSFCIACGNKISTGFYKSEHSDQPNRNYKQNRREISKKVLNNNKKSRHQFNSSNSLKTLWIIVGTVIVTVLLLISFDLIFRIDSNKIPIDKVSSNPVIEAKVFEVASKFVCSCGTCNEESLEACACGRAVEERQFIRGYLEQNQKPDDIVVAVANKYGWMKAEFASNYKVDVSRVWKPSQLQVTKDIISTTPGFK, from the coding sequence ATGATTTGTAACTTTTGCGGAACTAATAATAGTCAGGAAAATAAATTCTGCTCTAACTGTGGAGAAGAGTCAGTTGCGGCAAATAATTCCGGATTAAATGTTTGTTCCCACTGTGGTGCAGAAAATGATAAGGACAATAGTTTTTGTATCGCCTGCGGTAATAAGATATCTACTGGGTTTTACAAAAGCGAACATTCGGATCAGCCTAATAGAAATTACAAACAGAATAGGAGAGAAATATCTAAGAAGGTACTCAACAATAATAAAAAGAGTAGGCATCAATTTAATAGCAGCAATAGTCTTAAGACTTTGTGGATCATTGTAGGGACTGTTATTGTAACCGTGCTGCTCCTTATTTCTTTTGATCTAATCTTTAGAATTGACTCGAATAAAATTCCCATTGACAAGGTTAGCAGTAATCCGGTAATTGAGGCAAAGGTTTTTGAAGTTGCTTCTAAATTCGTTTGCTCTTGCGGCACTTGCAATGAGGAATCTCTTGAGGCATGTGCTTGCGGACGTGCTGTTGAGGAACGGCAATTTATTCGTGGCTATTTAGAGCAGAATCAAAAGCCGGACGATATTGTTGTTGCGGTTGCAAATAAATATGGCTGGATGAAAGCCGAATTTGCATCGAACTATAAAGTGGATGTTTCAAGAGTTTGGAAACCAAGTCAACTTCAAGTAACAAAAGATATTATTTCAACTACACCAGGGTTTAAGTAA
- a CDS encoding DUF302 domain-containing protein, whose protein sequence is MGYYYSKIIEDSFENTLRKTEVALKQEGFGILTEIDVKETLKKKLDVDFKKYKILGACNPPYAYNALLAEDKIGVMLPCNVIVIEQEENKFEVAAVDPVSSMQAVKNDNLSEIAAEIKAKLKKVVNSLS, encoded by the coding sequence ATGGGCTACTATTATAGTAAAATAATAGAGGACAGCTTTGAGAACACTCTGCGTAAAACAGAAGTTGCTCTTAAACAGGAGGGTTTCGGTATTTTAACTGAAATTGATGTTAAGGAAACCTTAAAGAAAAAATTAGATGTCGATTTCAAGAAGTATAAAATATTGGGTGCTTGCAATCCCCCTTATGCTTATAATGCCTTACTGGCAGAAGACAAAATAGGTGTTATGCTACCTTGTAATGTCATTGTTATTGAACAGGAAGAAAATAAATTCGAGGTGGCTGCTGTTGATCCGGTATCATCGATGCAAGCTGTTAAAAATGATAATCTTTCTGAAATTGCAGCAGAAATAAAAGCAAAGTTAAAAAAAGTCGTAAATAGTCTTTCTTAA
- a CDS encoding ABC transporter permease, protein MKLYNISIQSIRRRKSRTAFLVIGLLIAVASFVTLYIVSDNVNKSVAENLDEFGANMLVTPKNDGLNLNYGGISITGLTIENGSLKQSDISIIKSIKNKDNLSIIAPKLFNRVTIKSENVSAEKNVIAAGVNFQDEIRLKKWWKVSGKYPQESNEALIGSEVAKQLNVILNQKINLNSKEFIAAGILNETGSQDDGLIFTDLKAAQSLFNKQDELSLIEIAARCYDCPIEEIVRQTSAKLPGAKVTAIKQSIESQMTVIHSFEHFSFGISAVILVISLLIVFTNVNASVNERTKEIGIFMAVGFRRWHIIKIILLEVLIASFVAGLTGFFIGVGSAKIITPMLSMNANIKIDFSYTLLLMSAGMAVVAGLLASVFPALKAARLDPTSAFRSL, encoded by the coding sequence ATGAAACTCTATAACATCTCTATTCAAAGTATACGAAGAAGAAAATCCAGAACAGCTTTCTTGGTTATCGGATTACTGATTGCGGTTGCATCATTTGTAACACTTTATATTGTTTCAGATAATGTAAACAAAAGCGTTGCGGAAAATTTAGATGAATTTGGTGCTAATATGCTGGTCACCCCAAAAAACGATGGCTTAAATCTTAACTATGGAGGAATATCCATCACGGGTTTGACAATTGAAAACGGCAGTTTAAAACAGAGTGATATTTCAATAATTAAATCAATTAAGAACAAAGATAACTTAAGCATAATTGCCCCTAAGTTATTCAATAGGGTAACTATCAAATCCGAAAACGTATCGGCTGAAAAAAATGTAATTGCTGCGGGAGTAAATTTTCAGGATGAAATTCGTTTAAAAAAATGGTGGAAAGTATCCGGAAAGTATCCGCAGGAAAGCAATGAAGCTTTAATCGGAAGTGAAGTCGCTAAACAATTAAATGTTATATTAAATCAAAAAATCAATCTGAATAGTAAAGAATTTATCGCAGCCGGGATTCTAAATGAAACAGGTTCACAGGATGACGGTTTAATATTTACTGATTTAAAGGCTGCGCAAAGCCTTTTCAATAAGCAGGATGAATTAAGTCTCATTGAGATTGCTGCCCGGTGTTACGATTGTCCTATAGAAGAAATTGTCAGACAAACCTCTGCTAAACTACCCGGCGCAAAAGTAACTGCAATCAAGCAGTCAATTGAATCTCAGATGACCGTTATACACAGCTTTGAACATTTCTCTTTCGGAATTTCTGCTGTAATTCTTGTCATCTCTTTACTGATTGTATTCACAAATGTTAATGCTTCCGTAAATGAAAGGACAAAAGAGATCGGAATTTTTATGGCTGTCGGTTTCAGAAGATGGCATATCATAAAAATTATTTTGCTCGAAGTATTAATTGCAAGTTTTGTCGCAGGTTTGACAGGATTTTTTATTGGCGTAGGGTCCGCAAAAATAATAACTCCAATGTTAAGTATGAATGCAAACATAAAAATAGATTTTAGCTATACACTTTTGTTAATGTCAGCCGGAATGGCTGTTGTTGCCGGGCTGCTTGCAAGTGTCTTCCCCGCACTTAAGGCGGCCAGGCTTGATCCTACTTCAGCATTCAGAAGTTTATAA
- a CDS encoding DUF3347 domain-containing protein — MVNDNSKDAAASGKEIVNTMKTLDKSLLTDEQKKIYEDVENDAREHAEHIGENAGKIEHQREHFDILSNDLYDLVKAFGSEKVLYKDFCPMYNDKEGAMWLREIKEIKNPYYGKKMLTCGSVKEEIK, encoded by the coding sequence CTGGTTAACGACAATTCAAAAGATGCAGCAGCGTCCGGAAAGGAAATTGTTAATACAATGAAAACTTTGGATAAATCTTTACTAACGGATGAACAAAAGAAAATCTATGAAGATGTAGAAAATGATGCAAGAGAACATGCCGAGCATATTGGTGAAAATGCCGGTAAAATCGAGCATCAGCGGGAACATTTTGACATCCTTAGTAATGATTTGTACGATCTGGTAAAAGCATTTGGCAGTGAAAAGGTTCTGTATAAAGACTTTTGTCCAATGTATAATGATAAAGAAGGTGCAATGTGGTTAAGAGAAATAAAAGAAATAAAAAATCCATACTACGGTAAAAAGATGCTTACCTGCGGTTCTGTGAAAGAAGAAATTAAGTAA
- a CDS encoding heme-binding domain-containing protein has translation MKRIKKTLLVMLFIILIAFIVIQFIRPARNESGQVLETDILKTFNVPGNVSTLLKNACFDCHSNNTNYPWYSNIQPVEWLLAEDIKDAKAELNFSEFGSLSSRRQISKLKNVARRIKDGTMPLPMYQFMHSEARLTEDERQLLVEWVESTRDSISLNR, from the coding sequence ATGAAGCGAATTAAAAAAACATTGCTTGTAATGCTTTTCATAATACTGATTGCATTTATAGTCATTCAATTTATAAGACCTGCCCGCAACGAAAGCGGGCAGGTGTTAGAGACAGATATTTTAAAGACATTTAACGTTCCCGGCAATGTCTCTACACTTCTTAAGAATGCCTGTTTCGATTGCCATAGTAACAACACAAACTATCCGTGGTATTCCAATATTCAACCCGTTGAATGGTTATTAGCAGAAGATATAAAGGATGCTAAAGCCGAACTTAACTTCAGCGAATTTGGCTCTCTATCCTCAAGAAGACAGATAAGCAAATTAAAGAATGTCGCAAGAAGAATTAAAGATGGCACAATGCCCTTGCCAATGTATCAATTCATGCACTCAGAAGCACGCTTGACTGAGGATGAAAGGCAGTTGCTTGTTGAATGGGTTGAAAGCACTAGAGACAGCATATCACTAAATAGATAA
- a CDS encoding Rieske 2Fe-2S domain-containing protein, which translates to MSEILNKNRNKSRRNILKYFLGGGLAGLAFSVIYPVIKYLIPPKSAEPVPNTVIAGKVGELKPNSGKIFRFGNEPGILINTSEGELRAFTATCTHLACTVQYRGDFEHIWCACHNGHYDLRGINIAGPPPRPLTPFKVNLKGDQIFVSKES; encoded by the coding sequence ATGTCCGAAATCTTAAATAAAAATAGAAATAAATCGCGGCGGAATATTCTAAAATATTTCTTAGGCGGTGGTTTGGCTGGACTTGCATTTTCCGTCATATACCCGGTTATAAAATATTTAATTCCACCAAAATCTGCAGAGCCGGTTCCAAATACTGTTATTGCTGGTAAGGTAGGAGAATTAAAACCGAACAGTGGAAAAATATTTCGCTTCGGTAATGAACCAGGTATTCTCATAAATACTTCGGAGGGAGAATTAAGAGCCTTCACAGCTACTTGCACACATTTAGCTTGCACTGTTCAATACAGAGGAGACTTTGAACATATTTGGTGTGCGTGTCATAATGGGCACTATGATCTTAGAGGAATTAATATTGCCGGTCCGCCCCCAAGACCATTAACACCTTTCAAAGTGAATCTCAAAGGAGATCAGATTTTCGTTTCGAAAGAAAGTTAG
- a CDS encoding DUF1573 domain-containing protein, which yields MNSNKTKIFSFFLIAFVFVGIHPYGTSLIFAQLEKGPKAVIRPTGYDFGNIVQDSIIARNFVITNGGSDVLKITKVSASCGCTAVMPAKNELMPGESTDIKVTFNSKGKSGKQNKIITIETNDPKNSAIKLSLTGNVFIKESSSNQIEKSKTENFKIN from the coding sequence ATGAATTCTAATAAAACAAAAATATTTTCGTTTTTTCTTATTGCTTTTGTTTTTGTGGGTATCCATCCCTACGGAACAAGTTTAATATTTGCACAATTAGAAAAAGGTCCGAAAGCAGTGATCCGTCCAACGGGATATGATTTTGGAAATATTGTGCAAGACTCAATTATTGCAAGAAATTTTGTAATTACAAATGGAGGAAGCGATGTTCTTAAGATAACCAAAGTTAGTGCTTCTTGTGGGTGTACTGCTGTAATGCCTGCAAAAAACGAATTAATGCCGGGTGAATCAACAGACATAAAAGTTACATTTAATTCAAAAGGAAAATCCGGAAAGCAAAACAAGATCATTACCATTGAGACAAATGATCCAAAGAATTCTGCAATAAAACTTTCTCTGACTGGAAATGTTTTTATAAAAGAAAGCTCTTCTAATCAGATTGAAAAAAGTAAAACTGAAAATTTCAAAATAAATTAA
- a CDS encoding YHS domain-containing protein, translated as MNNENKKEYLVRDPVCGMKIDPDDAVDVTIYKGKIYYFCAHSCCKKFNEQPDRFTNQYNGQERQTE; from the coding sequence ATGAATAATGAAAATAAAAAAGAATACCTTGTGCGCGATCCGGTTTGCGGAATGAAAATAGATCCCGATGACGCAGTTGATGTTACTATATACAAAGGTAAAATTTATTATTTCTGCGCCCACAGTTGTTGTAAAAAATTTAACGAACAACCAGACCGGTTTACTAACCAATATAACGGTCAAGAAAGACAAACAGAATAA
- a CDS encoding TRASH domain-containing protein, which translates to MQEKINPNKVYANVKYGEETYYLCCPICQEEFEKELGKFIDKLKM; encoded by the coding sequence TTGCAGGAAAAAATAAATCCTAACAAAGTTTATGCTAATGTAAAATATGGCGAAGAGACTTATTACTTATGCTGCCCGATTTGCCAGGAAGAGTTTGAGAAAGAACTCGGAAAGTTTATTGACAAATTAAAAATGTAA
- a CDS encoding tetratricopeptide repeat protein → MHILYKTLLAIFLLSAIVIFPQDNYSKIESEIRNFLLHRDYSGALEYMNDVSHSIYNEGQMFLYYGDIYLNADSLRKAVFYYKRAIEKTNSEALMGLGEAYFREADLTNAKLSFEKYLAVLPDSKDALKYLGQIAIAEQNIGLVENYYMKIYYIDSTDAEALLNLGIIYSNSGKYNQAENFLLKSIKYDANNPLTYLNIGILYGANGKFSKAIEFLNKALLFDPANEEVYYTVGVFYLLNQNTGEAEISFNEALQINSDLIDARIGLIILYEYNHKLEKAQKELDLLSVQQPGNSQINLLKANLFYLKENYVKAIDYTLEAIKADPENPDNFYLLGRLYQLQGKTSDSEKAVKNANKLFENSGKSKSKFNLLKLFSNITNFNNQK, encoded by the coding sequence ATGCATATATTATACAAAACTTTGCTTGCAATATTTTTATTAAGTGCGATTGTAATATTTCCACAGGATAATTATAGCAAGATTGAATCGGAAATCAGAAATTTTTTGTTACACAGAGATTATAGCGGCGCATTGGAATATATGAATGATGTCAGCCATTCAATATATAATGAAGGTCAAATGTTCCTTTACTATGGCGACATTTACTTAAATGCAGACTCGTTGAGAAAAGCAGTGTTTTATTATAAAAGAGCGATTGAGAAAACCAATTCCGAAGCATTAATGGGATTGGGTGAAGCATACTTCAGAGAAGCAGATTTAACAAATGCAAAGTTATCCTTTGAAAAATATTTAGCCGTTCTTCCTGATAGTAAAGATGCACTAAAATATTTAGGTCAAATAGCAATTGCAGAGCAAAATATTGGATTAGTTGAAAATTATTATATGAAAATTTATTACATAGATTCTACCGATGCCGAGGCACTCTTAAATCTTGGGATTATTTATTCCAATTCCGGTAAGTACAATCAAGCAGAAAATTTCTTATTAAAATCGATTAAATACGATGCTAATAATCCACTAACATATCTTAATATCGGTATATTATATGGTGCTAATGGTAAGTTCAGCAAAGCAATTGAGTTTCTAAACAAAGCGCTCCTTTTTGATCCTGCAAACGAAGAGGTTTATTATACAGTGGGCGTCTTCTATTTGCTTAATCAAAATACTGGTGAAGCCGAAATTTCGTTTAATGAGGCGTTGCAGATAAACTCAGATTTAATAGATGCAAGAATAGGTTTAATTATTCTTTATGAGTACAATCATAAATTAGAAAAAGCTCAAAAAGAATTAGACTTATTGAGTGTTCAGCAGCCAGGCAATTCACAAATAAATTTGTTAAAAGCAAATTTGTTTTATTTAAAGGAAAACTATGTGAAAGCAATTGATTATACATTGGAAGCAATAAAAGCTGACCCTGAAAATCCTGATAATTTTTATTTATTAGGTCGGTTGTATCAATTACAGGGTAAAACCAGTGATTCTGAGAAAGCAGTTAAGAACGCAAATAAACTATTTGAAAATTCCGGAAAGTCCAAATCAAAATTTAATTTGCTAAAGTTATTTTCAAACATAACGAACTTCAATAATCAAAAATGA
- a CDS encoding methyltransferase domain-containing protein, with protein sequence MDNTDVIRHRYNRYSKFYDIFELPMEVLFSKWRKELVKYGSGKVLEVGVGTGKNIKYYPNDIDLTAIDFSDGMLSKAIKKYKDKLNIKFIQMDIQATNFESNTFDTVIASYVFCSVPDPIKGLKEINRICKNSGRIILLEHVRSENKIVGAVMDLINPLMVNLLGFNINRKTETNIVDAGFYSYQVRHLWFDIFRMLIINNKK encoded by the coding sequence ATTGATAACACTGATGTGATTAGACATAGGTATAATAGATATTCAAAATTCTATGATATTTTTGAATTACCTATGGAAGTACTTTTTAGTAAATGGAGGAAAGAATTAGTAAAATATGGTTCAGGAAAAGTATTGGAAGTTGGTGTGGGTACAGGGAAAAATATCAAATATTATCCTAATGATATTGACTTAACAGCAATTGATTTCAGTGATGGGATGCTTTCGAAGGCAATTAAAAAATACAAGGACAAATTAAACATTAAGTTTATACAAATGGATATTCAAGCAACTAACTTTGAATCTAATACTTTCGATACAGTTATTGCTTCATATGTATTTTGTTCTGTTCCGGATCCTATTAAAGGGCTGAAAGAAATCAATCGGATATGTAAAAATAGTGGAAGAATAATTCTGCTTGAGCATGTAAGAAGTGAAAACAAAATAGTTGGTGCGGTGATGGACTTGATTAACCCACTAATGGTAAACTTGCTTGGCTTTAACATAAATAGAAAAACTGAGACGAATATAGTTGATGCCGGATTTTATTCTTATCAGGTCAGGCATTTATGGTTCGATATTTTTAGAATGTTGATTATAAATAACAAGAAATAA
- a CDS encoding cupredoxin domain-containing protein encodes MALDQILVIIGGLGLSALVAWYFWFSEKNAIKVDVSNSGVQEAVIKVKGGYTPDVLIFEAGKPIKLNFIREETAACTEEVVFSDFNKRATLTPFKTIPVELEIDKPGEYGFQCGMGMIKGKLIVQ; translated from the coding sequence ATGGCACTTGATCAAATTTTAGTAATCATAGGTGGACTTGGTTTATCGGCTTTAGTTGCCTGGTATTTCTGGTTCTCTGAAAAGAATGCAATAAAAGTTGATGTTTCGAATAGCGGAGTACAGGAAGCTGTCATTAAAGTGAAAGGCGGCTACACGCCCGATGTTCTTATATTCGAAGCCGGGAAACCAATCAAACTTAATTTTATTAGAGAGGAAACTGCTGCCTGTACTGAAGAAGTTGTCTTCTCAGATTTTAATAAAAGAGCAACGCTTACACCATTTAAAACTATTCCGGTAGAATTGGAAATTGATAAACCTGGAGAATATGGTTTTCAATGCGGAATGGGAATGATTAAAGGGAAATTGATTGTTCAATAA